From the Chryseobacterium sp. G0201 genome, the window CCAAATATATTTAACATAATGTTCATACAAAACTCGTATTGTGGAAAAGTTTTGATTATAAGCTATTGATATAGTTTTATTTATAGAGTAAGCCGTAGTTATCCACACTATTCGATTGTCTTTTTGAGAAGTGTCAGAATAGGTGTTTTCAACGGTTGAAAGCACTTTGAAGAGGATTTCTTGGATTATTAAATATACTATATAAGGTATACTCTAATAAACCGTATCGGTTTTGAAAACCCGGCAGGTTGGAAGTCGTTGTGATTATAGTTGTTTTGGATGTGGATGAGAGATAAATAATGGGCTGTCCTTTTGCCTTGAAGCAAACGGACCAAAAATTCAAGACTGGAAGCTGCAAGCTAAAAATGAATCCTGTTCTCTAAAAATTCTAAAACTTGCGCGAATTCAAGATTGGTTATTCGACTCAAGATTGGTCTCGCGCTTCAAACAGTAGAATTTTTTTAACGTTCTCAGAATTCATTTTCTTAACGCTGCAAATTCCTAGGTCGGGTTTGCAGTCATGGAAAGGACTAGCGATCGATTGATATTACCTCTAGGTAATTTCTACTACGAGAAAAAGCGATAAAAACACACACTACCCTAGCCCGGATTGAAGCGGCATCCTTTTGTGTGGCGGCCGCAGCGAAGCGCAGGACATCACTCAAAAGATACAGCGGAAAGGCGGATAAAGCTCCTGAAGATTTTTAAGTTACAGAGTGAATGGGTGGGAGAGCATTTTTTTTTTGAGATTGCTTTGTCACTTCGTTCCTCGCAATGACGGTTTGGGAAATAAAAAAAGCCAGAGTTTAATGACTCTGCTATACCTTATATATATGGTACTGAAAAATTCAAATGATCTCTAATAATCCCACAGATTATTTCTCATTAAAGTTTCTATAATCTGTGGAAAATATTTTAGTGAATGTTTATTGATTCAATGACCAAACAGAATAGCTGTTCGGGGCACATTGAATTTTCACCCATTTATCGCTTTGTGTCGTCGGATACCAAGTTGAGCTTCCTGTGAAGTCTTTAATTTGCTGACTTGCCCAATTGGTTTGGATCCATCTTTCCTGCCAGCTTGAGGAATTGTTGATGTAAACCACCAATCCCGGATTTCCGTTGTAACCGTTACGTCTGGCAATATATTCATCGTTATCTGTGTATAGAATTGATGTATTTCCGGTTGCTTTGTTGTTGTGGATCCAGATTAGGTTATTTAATCTTTCTTTATTCAGCCACTCTTCATAGTCTCTGTAGAAAATCGTTGGGTATCCTTCATGAGTCAGAATATAAGCATAAGCCAACATTTTATTATTGATAATATCCGTATCGTGGTTTGAAACAAAGGTTACCGCCTTGTAAGGATTTCTTTTCCACATCATGTCGTCGTTTAATGCATTAAGATTTCCGTTATCGAAGGCTTCATCCATTTTATAATAGGCTGCAAAGTCGAAAACAGAACTGTTGGCATTATTTGCCCACCATTCCAGAGTATTCACATTAGAATCCCATAATTCTCCAACAGAAAATCCGCCAACATTAGCATTCCAAGTATTGACAACCCATGGTCCGAAACCTTTAACATAATCGAATCTCCATCCATCAAATTTCATTACGTTTTTGTAATATTTTGCAACAGAATCATCTCTTCCCCAAAGCCAGTCCTGAACGTAAGGATTTGCATGACAAAGGTCCGGGAAGCCGCCAAATGCTCCTTCATCATTATTTCCATAAGAATTTTTGTAGAAATCATTGTAGCTTCTAGGAAATTTCCCTGATGCGACTTCTGAAAAATCTGTCCATGTGTTTGTTCCCGTAAAAGGATTTGCCTGAGACTGGCCACCGCTATTATGATTAATCACAATATCTGCATAAACCTGCATATTTTCGGTATGCGCTTTTGTAATTAATCCTTCCAGTTCTGTTCTTGATCCGAAACGGGTTTCTACGCTCCCATTTTGGTTGTAGTTGCCAAAATCATAATAATCTGTTGGATCATATCCCATTGAGTAGGCTCCATTTTGAGCTTTTGAAGCCGGCGGAAGCCAGATAGCACCAATTCCGGCATTTGACCAATCGGTTACTTTCCCTTTTACGGTATTCCACCAATTTCCGCCATCCGGAACATCCCAATAAAATCCCTGCATTAAAACTCCACCACCCGGTCCCGAAACAAATTTTCCATTTACTGGACTACTTCCGGTACTAAAAGACCGTCCATCGTGAGTGGTAACATTTACCGTTTTGTTGTGGACCTCTAATTGCTCAGGACTTTTATCAACAATCTCGTCATTATTCTGACAAGAAATAACAAAGCCTAAAGCTAAAAAAGAAAGTAAGAAATGTGTTTTTTTCATATACAATGTTTTAATTATTAAACTAATAACTAAATTACACTTTTATTGAAATAAATTCTTATTCAGGTGAAATAATTTTTGTATTGAATAATAAACTCCATTAATACATTATTTGGATCTTCATTAAAAAATCATAAACTTTGAAGATTTTCGGTACAATTTTTCCATTAATCCATATATTTGCATACTATGGAATACAATACCCAAAAAACCCAGCTTCATATGCCCGAATACGGCAGAATAATACAACAGTTGGTTGAGCGTTGCAAAGAGCTTTCTGACAGGGATGAAAGAAGCGAAATGGCGATGGCGATCATCGATTTTATGGGTCAAAGAAACCCACAACTTCGTGATGAAGAAAATTATAAACATAAACTTTGGGATCATCTTTTTATTTTAGCTAATTATGATCTGGATGTAGATTCACCATATCCGTTTCCTACAAGAGAGCAATTGGCAGAGAAACCAAAAACAATGGAATACCCTAAATTACAGGGAGATTTTAAATTTTACGGAAAAAGTATTCTTCAATTAATAGAAAAAGCAATAGAACTAGAACCTGGCGACGAAAAAGAAGCTTTGAAGGAGGTAATTGCCAATAATATGAAGAAATCTTATAATGTTTATAATAAAGAGCATGTTACTGATGATGTGATTTTCCGTCATCTGAAAGAACTTTCGGATAACAGGTTGGATCTTACCAATATAGAATCTCTTGAAAAGAGCAAGATCTACTATACTACCAACAACAACCGAAACAACAATAACAGAAGCAATAGTAATAACAACCGAAACCAAAACCAGCCTAATAAAAGAAGGCACAACAATAATAACAACAACAGAAGCAACACTAACAACAATAACAGAAAGTAAATGAGTGGAACATTTCAAATAAGAGGAGGAAAAAGACTGCAAGGTGAAATTACTCCACAGGGAGCTAAGAATGAAGCTCTTCAAATTTTGTGTGCAGTTTTATTAACTGATGAAGAGGTAAGAATTAAAAACATTCCGGATATCCATGACGTTAACAGACTGATTGAAATTCTTGGAGATTTTGGTGTAAAAGTAACCAAAAACGGACATGGTGATTACACTTTCAAGGCTGATAAAGTAAACTTCGATTATATAAAATCCAACGAATTCAAAAAAGACGGAGCAAAACTTCGTGGTTCTATCATGCTAATGGGGCCAATGTTGGCAAGATATGGTGAAGCTTATATGCCGACTCCTGGTGGTGATAAAATCGGAAGAAGAAGATTAGACACTCACTTTCAAGGACTTGTAGAACTTGGTGCAGAATTCCATTATGATGAAGAGGAATTCTTTTATTCATTAAAAGCTAAAGAACTTAACGGTAAATTTATTTTACTGGAAGAAGCTTCTGTAACAGGAACTGCCAATATCGTAATGGCTGCAGCTTTGGCAAAAGGTAAAACAAGAATTTATAACGCTGCTTGCGAGCCTTATCTTCAGCAACTTTGTAAAATGCTGAACAGAATGGGTGCCAATATTTCAGGGATCGGTTCTAATTTAGTAACAATTGAAGGGGTAAGCCACCTTCACGGAACTGAACATACAATGCTTCCAGACATGGTTGAGATCGGATCTTGGATTGGTCTTGCTGCCATGACAAAATCTGAAATCACCATTAAAAATGTAAACTGGAACCAACTTGGCGTTATTCCAAACACATTCAGAAAATTAGGTATTGAGCTTGAACAAAGCAATGATGATATTTACATTCCTGCTCAGGAAAATTATAAGATCCAAAAATTTATTGATGGATCTATTTTAACGATTTCTGATGCGCCTTGGCCGGGATTCACTCCGGATTTGTTGTCTATTATTTTAGTGGTGGCAACTCAGGCAAAAGGAAGTCTTTTGGTTCATCAAAAAATGTTTGAATCAAGATTATTCTTCGTTGATAAATTGATTGATATGGGAGCTCAAATTATTTTGTGTGATCCGCACAGAGCAACCGTGATTGGCCTTAATCAGGAAGCTCCATTAAGAGGAACAACAATGGTTTCTCCAGATATCAGAGCCGGAAACGCCCTTCTTATTGCAGCACTTTCTGCGGAAGGAAAATCAATTATCCACAATATTGAGCAAATCGACAGAGGTTACGAAAATATTGACGGAAGATTGAAAGCGATTGGAGCTGATATTGAGAGAATTTAAGATAAGAAATTAGAGGTTAGAATTTAGATATTAGTTTTTAGCCTGTATTATAAAGTAAAAGCGTTCAAAATTTTGAACGCTTTTTATTTTTTTGAGAAGTTCGGATTACCAGCCCCCGCCTCCACCGCCTCCGCCACCTCCGCCGGAGAATCCGCCGCCACCGGAACCGCTGCTTGAGCTTGATGGTTGTGTAGATGCAGATCTTATAGAATTGGTAAGGCTCGAGTTGAGTGTATTTCCAAAACTCAGATGATTAATGGAACTTCCAATATACCATGCATGGACATATTCTGTTCCGCTTGCCATATTTTTAACCATCGTTTCAAATTTCTTCCCCCAAATATCATCCACTCCCAAAACCATTGCAAAAGGCAATAACGTTTCAAAAACCTGTGGAGTCATCTGTGGAGGATTGTGAAATTTCAACTGTTCGTTTTCGGCAGCCCCCATGTACATTTTAAAACCTTCAATCAGAGATTTTTTTCTCAATTTTTCATCTGACGGTCTTTTAATTAAATATTGATAGATCACCAAAGAAGTAAA encodes:
- the murA gene encoding UDP-N-acetylglucosamine 1-carboxyvinyltransferase, which produces MSGTFQIRGGKRLQGEITPQGAKNEALQILCAVLLTDEEVRIKNIPDIHDVNRLIEILGDFGVKVTKNGHGDYTFKADKVNFDYIKSNEFKKDGAKLRGSIMLMGPMLARYGEAYMPTPGGDKIGRRRLDTHFQGLVELGAEFHYDEEEFFYSLKAKELNGKFILLEEASVTGTANIVMAAALAKGKTRIYNAACEPYLQQLCKMLNRMGANISGIGSNLVTIEGVSHLHGTEHTMLPDMVEIGSWIGLAAMTKSEITIKNVNWNQLGVIPNTFRKLGIELEQSNDDIYIPAQENYKIQKFIDGSILTISDAPWPGFTPDLLSIILVVATQAKGSLLVHQKMFESRLFFVDKLIDMGAQIILCDPHRATVIGLNQEAPLRGTTMVSPDIRAGNALLIAALSAEGKSIIHNIEQIDRGYENIDGRLKAIGADIERI
- a CDS encoding alpha-amylase, with protein sequence MKKTHFLLSFLALGFVISCQNNDEIVDKSPEQLEVHNKTVNVTTHDGRSFSTGSSPVNGKFVSGPGGGVLMQGFYWDVPDGGNWWNTVKGKVTDWSNAGIGAIWLPPASKAQNGAYSMGYDPTDYYDFGNYNQNGSVETRFGSRTELEGLITKAHTENMQVYADIVINHNSGGQSQANPFTGTNTWTDFSEVASGKFPRSYNDFYKNSYGNNDEGAFGGFPDLCHANPYVQDWLWGRDDSVAKYYKNVMKFDGWRFDYVKGFGPWVVNTWNANVGGFSVGELWDSNVNTLEWWANNANSSVFDFAAYYKMDEAFDNGNLNALNDDMMWKRNPYKAVTFVSNHDTDIINNKMLAYAYILTHEGYPTIFYRDYEEWLNKERLNNLIWIHNNKATGNTSILYTDNDEYIARRNGYNGNPGLVVYINNSSSWQERWIQTNWASQQIKDFTGSSTWYPTTQSDKWVKIQCAPNSYSVWSLNQ
- a CDS encoding DUF4290 domain-containing protein, translated to MEYNTQKTQLHMPEYGRIIQQLVERCKELSDRDERSEMAMAIIDFMGQRNPQLRDEENYKHKLWDHLFILANYDLDVDSPYPFPTREQLAEKPKTMEYPKLQGDFKFYGKSILQLIEKAIELEPGDEKEALKEVIANNMKKSYNVYNKEHVTDDVIFRHLKELSDNRLDLTNIESLEKSKIYYTTNNNRNNNNRSNSNNNRNQNQPNKRRHNNNNNNRSNTNNNNRK